Proteins co-encoded in one Cricetulus griseus strain 17A/GY chromosome 10, alternate assembly CriGri-PICRH-1.0, whole genome shotgun sequence genomic window:
- the LOC113837422 gene encoding protein SMG5-like, which produces MERNQEETGKGRLLYQEVCLAAQRLDFFLQKGNAHKEVFKPHILALRETVQQACIKLMFLHPVGYGRKAEELLWRKMYSDVAMLLMKTNKKETDTFQHWGEPLHAHLKAGLKFYEHLFLFLQGHYELSLQSYIDWPHRAIHLIGCKKVGPTSAEEASWARMACHRCLLYLGDLFRYQHEFLDLATRNLAERCYYRALSVAPHMGMPFNQLGALMGSKYYDLEATYFYQRCLHSEVPFKGAAWNLKRLYDHAGKRYSRLKRYQGRKLSHSQRQCWDNKRLLVSFLYLQSLLQPKRKFKAARLIALCQLVLEDFRLCLSYRLRPSGPCQASTEDKPPKGYLFLPDLLIFHMVVLCLMNVHSLRKSGAKQQKPAVIFTLTLFSHLVQHVNTRIQAELQRRKLTPEGASSGDGCWEREPGKPHQDLPSPGLQNSNSEKSHWWSGLSRESEGSFHSCRDSDETEEEEDASLSSQVQSDTSSEASHSDVTDDEGSGSVSSDAIQKSGGASKPKAAHPRNKLKAFVPPDSLLDLLKTTLSSSLPAPLSQKLQGKRGLPLASVFSHDVLSPQSEPSPAVRASLCAEGEMSSVADTEFHTGSSWEQKPPIAQTSSLQTTQWKLDILSAEGLLPTIKVILDWLRSNHSLLLSHWRSVFSLWDHLCVLLNLLPSEGDLQHPGLGLPHYLQDLLQSCQWPHTPKSPQLPEDLALFQQPFPQVSQDRAGLGQVPPPLTNREEAIVRICFFRSFGHFATRLPGQFLTFDSKLGVFVSSPLERSENPPPQQLPRTITRIRFSKDIVQLWLQREVALLEKTLRGPQTRSVLTPYLFPDPRALCEHLSVIQKLATSAKFFLIIPKIVVDTLYILKWEDHRALEAITFLEDELKRRNQYILCQSFVSKRLVRPRMTRPDSDAWDLYNILEFCKSLLDSSRPGILEPSSMVTIITGVCLEHPRNFSYPLQLVLGMATEAGVEVKNILNFHKEWKVIS; this is translated from the coding sequence ATGGAGAGAAACCAGGAAGAAACCGGGAAGGGCAGACTCCTCTACCAAGAGGTCTGCTTGGCAGCTCAACGACTggattttttccttcagaaaggaaATGCCCACAAAGAGGTGTTCAAGCCACACATCCTGGCTCTCAGAGAGACGGTTCAGCAAGCCTGCATTAAACTCATGTTCCTGCATCCGGTGGGTTATGGTAGGAAGGCTGAGGAGCTCTTATGGAGGAAAATGTACTCTGACGTGGCCATGCTGCTCATGAAGACCAATAAGAAAGAAACGGACACTTTCCAACACTGGGGAGAGCCCCTGCATGCTCACTtgaaggctggcctcaagttctaCGAGCATCTCTTCCTGTTCCTGCAGGGCCACTATGAGCTGAGCTTGCAGAGCTACATAGACTGGCCTCACAGGGCCATCCACTTGATTGGCTGTAAGAAAGTGGGACCCACGTCAGCAGAAGAGGCCTCCTGGGCCCGCATGGCCTGTCATCGCTGCCTGCTCTACCTGGGAGACTTGTTCCGTTATCAGCATGAGTTCCTAGACCTGGCCACCAGGAACTTGGCAGAGAGATGCTATTACCGGGCCTTGTCGGTGGCCCCACATATGGGGATGCCCTTCAACCAACTGGGCGCTCTCATGGGGAGTAAGTATTATGACCTTGAAGCCACCTATTTCTATCAGCGTTGCCTCCACTCGGAAGTGCCTTTCAAAGGGGCAGCTTGGAACCTCAAACGGCTCTATGACCACGCAGGGAAGAGGTACAGCCGTCTGAAGAGGTACCAGGGGCGGAAACTGTCTCACAGCCAGAGGCAGTGTTGGGACAACAAACGGCTTCTGGTTAGCTTCCTCTACCTTCAGAGCCTCCTGCAGCCTAAGAGGAAATTCAAAGCCGCAAGGCTAATAGCCCTGTGCCAGCTGGTTCTTGAAGACTTCCGTCTCTGTCTTTCCTACCGGCTGCGTCCATCAGGCCCGTGCCAGGCTTCCACAGAAGATAAACCTCCTAAAGGGTATCTGTTTCTCCCGGACCTCCTCATCTTCCACATGGTGGTCCTTTGCCTCATGAACGTGCACAGCCTGAGGAAATCGGGCGCGAAACAGCAGAAACCTGCGGTTATCTTCACTTTGACTCTCTTCTCTCACCTGGTACAACACGTGAACACGCGGATCCAGGCTGAGCTGCAGAGGAGGAAGCTGACTCCAGAAGGCGCTTCTTCCGGGGATGGATGCTGGGAGAGAGAGCCTGGAAAGCCACATCAAGATTTGCCATCTCCTGGGCTCCAGAACAGCAACTCTGAGAAAAGCCACTGGTGGTCTGGTCTTTCTAGGGAGAGCGAGGGCAGTTTTCATTCCTGCCGCGACTCCgatgagacagaggaagaggaagatgccTCCTTAAGTTCCCAGGTCCAATCAGACACGAGCAGCGAAGCATCCCACTCAGACGTAACGGATGACGAAGGGAGTGGCTCCGTGAGTTCAGATGCGATTCAGAAAAGCGGAGGCGCATCCAAACCTAAAGCTGCTCACCCTAGAAACAAACTGAAGGCGTTTGTACCTCCCGACAGTCTGCTTGATCTCTTGAAAACAACTCTATCTTCCAGCCTGCCAGCTCCTTTGAGCCAAAAACTCCAAGGAAAACGTGGCTTGCCCCTGGCTTCCGTCTTCAGTCATGATGTTCTGTCACCCCAGTCCGAGCCAAGCCCTGCCGTCCGTGCTTCTTTGTGCGCCGAGGGAGAGATGAGCAGTGTTGCCGACACAGAGTTCCACACGGGTTCCTCTTGGGAGCAGAAGCCCCCCATTGCCCAGACCAGCAGTCTCCAGACCACTCAGTGGAAACTGGACATTCTGTCTGCAGAGGGGCTCTTGCCTACCATCAAGGTGATCCTGGACTGGCTCCGCAGCAACCACAGCCTGCTCCTGTCACATTGGAGGAGCGTGTTTAGCTTGTGGGACCACCTCTGTGTGTTGCTGAATTTGTTGCCCTCAGAGGGAGACCTTCAGCATCCAGGCCTTGGCCTGCCTCACTATCTCCAGGACTTGCTGCAGAGCTGTCAGTGGCCACACACTCCCAAGTCCCCTCAGCTCCCTGAGGACCTTGCCCTGTTCCAGCAGCCTTTTCCTCAAGTGTCCCAGGATAGGGCAGGGTTGGGGCAGGTTCCGCCTCCGCTCACCAACCGTGAGGAAGCTATCGTCCGTATCTGCTTCTTCAGAAGTTTTGGTCACTTTGCAACTAGACTCCCGGGACAATTCTTGACCTTTGACTCGAAGCTGGGTGTCTTTGTGAGCAGTCCCCTTGAAAGGTCAGAAAATCCGCCGCCACAGCAGCTTCCAAGGACAATCACACGGATCAGGTTTTCCAAAGACATAGTCCAGCTTTGGCTTCAGCGGGAAGTGGCCCTGCTGGAGAAAACCCTCCGAGGTCCCCAGACTCGGTCAGTGTTGACCCCTTACCTGTTTCCTGACCCCAGGGCCCTCTGTGAGCATCTTTCAGTCATACAGAAACTAGCCACCAGTGCTAAATTCTTTCTTATCATACCCAAGATCGTGGTTGACACACTGTACATCCTAAAATGGGAAGATCACAGAGCCTTGGAAGCCATCACCTTCCTAGAAGACGAGCTAAAGAGGAGGAACCAGTACATTCTCTGCCAGTCCTTTGTGTCCAAGAGGTTGGTGAGGCCCAGAATGACTAGACCAGACTCTGATGCCTGGGACCTCTACAATATTCTTGAGTTCTGCAAAAGCCTGCTGGATTCATCCAGGCCAGGGATATTGGAGCCCAGCAGCATGGTGACGATCATTACTGGCGTCTGTCTGGAGCACCCTAGGAATTTCTCATACCCTCTGCAGCTGGTGCTGGGGATGGCAACGGAAGCCGGTGTGGAGGTCAAGAACATCCTGAACTTCCACAAAGAATGGAAAGTGATCAGTTGA